The segment GAACTCGACCTGCAGCGCCCGCGGCAGCGCGAGCCCGTAGTCGCGCTCCAGGAGATACGCGACCCCGCCCTTCCCGGACTGGCTGTTGACGCGGATCACGGCTTCGTAGCTGCGGCCGACGTCGGCGGGATCGATCGGCAGGTACGGGACCTCCCAGATGCCGGAGCCGCTCGCGCGCTGCGCGGCCAGTCCCTTGTTGATGGCGTCCTGGTGCGAGCCCGAGAACGCCGTGTAGACGAGCGTCCCGGCGTAGGGGTGGCGCGGGTGCACGGGCAGGCGGTTGCAGTGCTCGGCGACCGCCACCAGCGCGTCGATGTCGGAGACGTCGAGCCTCGGATCGACGCCTTGCGAGACCAGGTTCATCGCCAGCGTCACGACGTCGACGTTGCCGGTCCGCTCGCCGTTGCCGAACAGCGTGCCCTCGACCCGATCCGCTCCCGCCATCACGGCAAGCTCCGCCGCGGCGACCGCGCAGCCGCGGTCGTTGTGGGGATGGACGCTCAGGACGATGGCGTCGCGGCGGGTGACGCGGCGGCCGAACCATTCGATCATGTCGGCGTAGACGTTCGGGGTCGACATCTCGACCGTCGCGGGCAGGTTGAGAATGATCGGGCGCTCGGGCGTCGGTTGCCAGAGGTCCATCACGCGCTCGCAGATCTCGATCGCGAAATCGAGCTCGGTGCCGGTGAAGCTCTCGGGCGAGTACTCGAAGCGGACGTCGGTCGCGGGCATCGTCGCCGCCAGCTCGCGCGCGACCCGCGTGCCCTCGGCCGCGACGTCGACGATGCCCGCACGGTCGAGCCCGAAGACGACCCGCCGCTGCAGGGTCGAGGTGGAGTTGTAGAGGTGGACGATCGCGCGGCGCGCGCCGCGGATCGACTCGAAGGTGCGGCGGATCAGTGGCTCGCGGGCCTGGGTCAGCACCTGGATCGTGACGTCCTCGGGGATCGCGTCGGCCTCGATCAGCCAGCGCACGAAGTCGAAGTCGGGTTGCGAGGCGCTCGGGAAGCCGACTTCGATCTCCTTGAATCCCATCGCGACCAGGGCCTCGAACATGCGCCGCTTGCGCTCCGGACCCATCGGCTCGACGAGCGCCTGGTTGCCGTCGCGGAGGTCGACGCTGCACCAGAGCGGCGCCCGCGTGATGGTGCGATTCGGCCAGGTGCGGTCCGGAATGTCGACCGGCGTGAACGGTCGGTACTTGTCGACCGGCATCGGTCGCTTCGTTGGGATGGGCTGCGTCTTCATCTCGTCGTCCTCCGGGTTCGTCCACCGCTGTGGCGGGCCGGGTCGAGGGATGAAGCGCGGATGCCAGAAACGAAAAACCCCCTCCGGCCGGGCAGCGGGAGAGGGTTTGCAGAGACGCGCGTTCTAACGCGGGCTCAAGGCTCCACCGCCACGGGCTCGACTAGCCCTAGGAGTAGGCCGAGAAGCAGCGTGTGCGCTCGCGACGTCATGGTGCGTCCTTCTTATGCGAGCCGCGCGCGCGGGGTCAAGTAGCTACTCGTCGCGGCGCGCGCGAAACGGCCGGTCGCTATGGTCCTGCCACTCGAGAAGGAGGCCCATGCCATGACCAGGACCGTCGTTGCGTCGCTCGCCGTGCTGCTGCTCGTCTCCGCTCCGGCCGCCGCCAAGAAGACCGAGCCTCGCCGGCGTTTGTCGTCGCGCATCGCCGCGGAAACGTTGCAGCCCGGGAGCCCGTTCGACTGCGACACCCCGCGCGGCAGCGCCTGGTTCGGGTCGACCGCGCGCTGCCTCGCCGAGCTCTGCCGCGGCCGCAACGTCACCAACGCCGCGGTGGTCGGCGGCGACGGCCGGCTGCGCGCGAATCCGTGCGTGCGGCGCATCGACGACCGCCGCTGAGCAGCCGATCGGTCTCGGGTCTGGTGCCGTGCCATGCGCCGCGCTAGCGTTCGTCGGATGCACCACTACTCGTATCGAGAGTACCTCGCCCTCGAAGAAATCAGCAACGTCAAGCACGAGTTTCTCGACGGCGAGATCTACGCCATGACCGGCAGCTCGGTGATGCACGCCGGGCTCACGGCTGTCGTCTCGGGCATGCTGCTCCAACAGCTCCGGTACGGACCCTGCCGCGTCTTCAGCTCGGATCTGCGGGTTCGCGTATTGGCCACGGGGCTCGCCACGTATCCCGACGTGAGCATCATTTGCGGCGAGCCCGAGCTCGATCCCGAGAGCAAGCACACGATCACGAATCCGCGCGTCGTCGTCGAGGTGTCGAGCAAATCGACCGAGCGATACGACCGCGGTCTCAAGCTGCAACACTACCAGAAGATCCCGACGCTCGGTGCCGTCGTGCTCGTCTCGCAACGTGCGCAACGCATCGAGGTGTGGTCGCGCGGACCCGACGACGCGTGGACGAGCCGCGTGAGCGGACCGGGCGAGGTCGCGGACATCCCCGCCATCGAGTGCACGCTCCGCGTCGACGAGGTCTATCGCTAGCCCCGACACGCGCTCATTCGCGAAGCGCGCTGCCGAGCGCGATGGGTCCCGGATAGGCGAAGAGCGCGGGGGCTAGATCGTTCGCACCCGCTCGAGCACGCGTAGGAGCTCGCGGTTGAACACGTCGGGGTGCTCGGGGTGCATGAAGTGCCCGCCCGGCATGCCCGACGATCACCGCAGGCGTGCCACCCAGGGCGTCGACGAGCGCGAGCAGGTCCCGCCCGAGCGTGTCGGAGTCGTAGGCCTCGGTCGGCGGCACGTCGGTCGGCGCGTAGCCGCGTGTGAAGACGGCGACCGCGCGGAACCCCGCGGCGGCGAGCCCGGGGCGCGTCGCGTCCCACGAGTGGGCGGTGTCGGGGAAGCCGTGCACGAGCAGCACGAGCGGCCCCGTACCGGACTCGAGGTAGCCGAAGCGCAGGCCGTTGGCCGTGACGAAGCGCACGTCGTCGTCCATGGCTCCGGCTCGTAGATGCGCCGCCGAGCCGCGGCAGGTCGTCGCGGTCGTTGCAACGCGCCGCGGCCGCCCGCATCATGCCCGCGATGTCGTTCTTCCTCGTCGAGGTCTCCGAAGAAGAGATCCGCCGCGAGCGCCAGAAGGCACGCGATCTCCGCGCGACCCAGTGGTGGAAGCGCAAGCGCGCTGCCGGGATCTGCCAGCACTGCGGCGGCAAGTTCGCGGCCGAGGATCTCACGATGGACCATCTCGTGCCGATCGTCCGCGGCGGCAAGTCGACGAAGGGAAACGTCGTGCCGAGCTGCAAGCCGTGCAACACGGCGCGCAAGCACGACCTCCCATTCTGACGACGCTCTGACGAGCGCCGCCGCCGCTCGGACACGCGGGCGCGAGCCCCGTCTCAGCCGGCGCCGCCGTACGCGTCGATCATCCCGTAGCGGCGATACGCCCCGAAGAAGCCGTGCTCGTGGAGACCGTAGCCGACGGCGCCGTCGCTCGCCTCGAAGCGCGCGACGTGGTCGATGACGCCGTACTGTCCGAAGGACGCGATCTCGGCGACCGGCTTCACGAAGCCCTGCACGACCAGCGGTCCCTGGTACATGCCGTGGCGCCAGTCCTGCTCCATGCCGTAGCCGGTGCCGACGGTGAGGAAGCACGACGTGAGGAGGGTCGCGCGTACGTCGAAGGCGCCTCCCGGCGCGTGCGGAAACGACAGCAGCGACGATTCGATCATGCGCGTGCCGGGCGTCAGCACGTGGCGGTGCTCGGGGCGTCCGAGGTGCTGCGGGCGCTTCGCGGGATCGGCCCAGATGCGGACCGCTTCCTCGAGCGGGCGCTCGCCGTCGTCGGTCTCGTTCAGGATGTAGAGGATGGAGTAGTCGCGAAACTGCATCGGCGAGTAGTTCCACATGCCCGACATCTGGCCCTCCGCCTGGCGGATGCCGGGGTGCTCGGGCTCGCCGACGGGGCGGACGCCCCACGAGCGGTCGCGCGTGCCCCACCAGCGGTCGGGGGTGGCTGCGAAGGTCTCGCCGCCGATCGTGAGCGTGCCGGTCCAGCAGCCGGTCTGCGCGAAGCGCTTCGAGTCGAACAGCACGCGGCCGTACTTCCGGATGAAGTGCTGCGGCTCCTCGAAGGCCGGGACCGCCCCTTCCCAGGTGAGGTCGAAGGCGAGCGAGTGCTCGCTCGGCTCGAGGATCACCCGGACGCGCTTCAAGCCCTCGAGCACCTCGACGCGGAAGGGTCCGACGCTCGTGTCCATGCGGTCGCCGAGCTCGCGCGACGCGCGCACCACGTGGTGCTGGTCGCCGCGCCGCGCGCAGGCGAACGCGTCCTGCACGCCGAGGTTCGGGTACTGCCCCATCCCCATCACGAGGAAGAGCTCGTCGCTCGAGCCGTGCAGGTTGAAGTAGTAGCGATCGTAGAAATTGCGGTCGCTGGTGCCGACGTTGCGGATCACGTCGGCGATCTGGTGCAGCGGGTAGTCGTCCATCCGGGAGAGCATGGCGGCGGTCCTAGCCCGCATTTCTCACCAGGTCCACGTCGCGAGAGGGCCACGCGTGCGTGCACCCGGCGCGGCGACTGTGATAGCAGGCCCCGTCATGCCGATCCCGCAGGCCCGCGACGTCGACGCCACCCGCGGAGCGCTCGGCGCCTGGCTCGCCCGCAAGCTGCCGGCTGCGGCCGACGTCGCGATCGGCGAGGTCGGTCTCCCGAGCGGGAGCGGCTTCTCGAACGAGACGCTGCTGATCGAGGCGTCATGGCGCGAGGACGGCGCCCCCGTGAGCGCCCGCCTGGTCGCGCGCGTGAGGCCGACCGCCTACGCCATCTTCCCCGAGTACGACCTCCACCGGCAGTACCGGACGATGGAGCTGCTCGCGCCGAGCGGCGTCCCGGTGCCGCGCATGCGCTGGTACGAGGAGGATGCGAGCGTCCTCGGTCAGCCGTTCTACGTGATGGACCGCGTCGACGGCGTGATCCCCGCGGATCATCCGCCGTTCG is part of the Deltaproteobacteria bacterium genome and harbors:
- a CDS encoding 2-isopropylmalate synthase; translated protein: MKTQPIPTKRPMPVDKYRPFTPVDIPDRTWPNRTITRAPLWCSVDLRDGNQALVEPMGPERKRRMFEALVAMGFKEIEVGFPSASQPDFDFVRWLIEADAIPEDVTIQVLTQAREPLIRRTFESIRGARRAIVHLYNSTSTLQRRVVFGLDRAGIVDVAAEGTRVARELAATMPATDVRFEYSPESFTGTELDFAIEICERVMDLWQPTPERPIILNLPATVEMSTPNVYADMIEWFGRRVTRRDAIVLSVHPHNDRGCAVAAAELAVMAGADRVEGTLFGNGERTGNVDVVTLAMNLVSQGVDPRLDVSDIDALVAVAEHCNRLPVHPRHPYAGTLVYTAFSGSHQDAINKGLAAQRASGSGIWEVPYLPIDPADVGRSYEAVIRVNSQSGKGGVAYLLERDYGLALPRALQVEF
- a CDS encoding Uma2 family endonuclease; its protein translation is MRRASVRRMHHYSYREYLALEEISNVKHEFLDGEIYAMTGSSVMHAGLTAVVSGMLLQQLRYGPCRVFSSDLRVRVLATGLATYPDVSIICGEPELDPESKHTITNPRVVVEVSSKSTERYDRGLKLQHYQKIPTLGAVVLVSQRAQRIEVWSRGPDDAWTSRVSGPGEVADIPAIECTLRVDEVYR
- a CDS encoding alpha/beta fold hydrolase, with amino-acid sequence MDDDVRFVTANGLRFGYLESGTGPLVLLVHGFPDTAHSWDATRPGLAAAGFRAVAVFTRGYAPTDVPPTEAYDSDTLGRDLLALVDALGGTPAVIVGHAGRALHAPRAPRRVQPRAPTRARAGANDLAPALFAYPGPIALGSALRE
- a CDS encoding HNH endonuclease encodes the protein MSFFLVEVSEEEIRRERQKARDLRATQWWKRKRAAGICQHCGGKFAAEDLTMDHLVPIVRGGKSTKGNVVPSCKPCNTARKHDLPF